TCAAAACACTGTTTTTACTAGGGATCGAccaatatggctttttcaaggccgatagcgataccgattattagtaatcaaggagaccgataactgatatacatttgcagtaaaatcagaaaatctttgtgtcaaaatgtagaataacacaacttctttgaaatgccttTTTATGTTCAATGAACTTTTCAACATCTtaaaactggtttcctctctgtgaccCCAAGTAAAGTAAATtaagtaaaaataaaataaaaactactAAAACTTGTTCTGAACTTCTGATATTTGAGTCTCACTCATTTAGTAGTCCCAATTCAGCAGCACCAGATTgtggtgcagaaagcagagttgctgcgaggctccactggCAGCCGTCCCAGTGCGTCCAAGTATCTCCGCTGTGAGACGCTACCCCACGGTGCCTttgtaactgggaaactgatagaattggatcataagatcgtggtgtttttgcaacttcagcataggggattgggatgtttattgaacttcggctttcaactgatttaccttcgaattaccgctcactgctgctgcttgcctctgtctgcgttcttcgcacctgcctgtaatctgagaaggtcccgcctctctggctggctgcAGCCCgtaaaatcttcagtgttgattgacacttcagtaatagcctatcagatagcgctgtgggcgggacattgctcgtgaacAGTGgcgactgcagccagagaaacggctgcatcagagccaaagttgtatcggcaatttgataaaaaaaaaagggcgATACCGATAATTTGTaaaatgcggaatatcggcctcgttaatcggtcgacccctagtttttaaaaataaactatGGTTTCTGGCAAAGGGAGTAGTAAATGTTTTTAACAACATTTGGTTAGTCAATTTACAAGATGCATCCGTCCAAAATGTCAACAGTTCTTAATCAAACTCAACTTAAAATCCAAAGCTTGCTAAAACGTCATTCTCAAAATCATTCCAAACTCATCTGAAACCATCAGAACTCCTATGTTAAAAGAGAAAAAGCACAATTCCTGACTAAAATCTTCAAAAACCATAGACTTTACAGGGTCCCCACGTCTCAATTATCTTTTTGCACTTGGGGTTTCAGACTTTTCCTCGGGGTGACTTTTCAGGTGAGCTTGTAAGGTTCGCTCACGGCCGAAGCTCTTCCCACAGGTTGGACAGGAGAGGCGGCCCACGGCGTGAGCTCGGGACATGTGGGCGTCCAGCTGCTCGGGACGGGCAAAGCTCTCTTCACATTCTTCGCAGGGATGGGCCTTCCGAGGGGCGTGTTTCTCCTTCTTGTGAGCACGTAGCTGAATCAAGCTGGGGAATGCCTGGTCACACTCAGGACAGGGGTGCTGACGGGCTGCAGGAGCAGCCTCTGCTTTAACTTTCTTCTCCTTTGCTGGAGCATCACTGTCATCCTCAGGACTCTTCGAATCTTCAGTTTCTGGTTTTGCTGCCACCTTAGGAGGACGGCCACGCTTTGCTCCAGCTGCCTTTCCCTTTTCTTCAGCTGGAGCGGCTGCTGCCTCTGATGTGCTGCTAGCCTTCTCTGCCTCCTCAGGCGCTTCAGGCTCATCCTTCTTCTTACGCTTTCCCTTCTTATCAGCAGCTGCTGCCGCGTCTTCAGCTTTGGTAGGCCGCCCGCGTTTCTTGACAGATGAAGTGCTGCCGTTGCATTGCTGGCCTTCAGGGTATTTCTCCTGGTGTGCTATCAGCTCTGGTTCTGTTTCAAAGCCTTGACTACACTTCTTACAGCGATGGGTTTTCGCAGCATCCTCTGGCTGTTCTGCGGTCTCTACGTCAGGGCGGGGATGCTGGGTAATGCGATGAGTACGCAACAGTCCTGCACTCCTGAAGGTTTCATTGCAATCCTTACAAACCAACTGTTTCTCTGGACACACCTGTCGTCTATGGGCTGTGAGCTGTTATGTGACgggtaaaaaaaatacaaaaaacattTAGTAAGAAATAGTGTATTTTAGTTTCAATACAGCCAGGGAAAATTACTTTTAAGCATGACACTCACTTCAGAGAATGTTTTAAAGCTCTCCTTGCAGTGCACGCATTTGAAGGGCTTATCGTCCTTGCTGTGTGTTGGCTGGTGCTGTGTCAGCTCTTCAGATGAAGGAAAAGTGCGATCACACACATAGCAAGTGAACAATGTGTTTCCCtgtgaagaaatacaaaaaaagaggGGCCAAAGTTAAAATAGGTTTGGCTAAATTGGTGAAATGTTCAGCCCAAGTTCTTCAGAATCAAGTGATGTGCAGAAGCGTGTTTTTGGGCTATTGACCATTAACATGTATTAATTGTATGAACTTTATAACGTGAAGCTTacctacatactgtacattTCAAGTGTAACTTGAAACACACAAGTGAATGTACTTTGGAACTATAGTTTTTTAGCATTACCATTACATTttgacaaatgttacatttaacgTAATGTGGGGTACTGTGTACCCAAGAAAcctgttacattcataatttgagGAGTAAAGGAACAGGCACTGCAAAATAAAGGTCATACAACTCAGTGTCAGAAAGTAGAGTTGGAAAAAGACTTGTCATTGAAACACCAATTTAAAACTATGTttatttatgaacattgttgaaTTCAAAAGTTCTAAAAAGACCCAAACGGTTACGCTTTGTAGTTATTATATGAACTGATAATGTCAAGCTTACCTGCTGAAGCTGTTGCTTATACTCTTCCCGATGGCTCTTTTTCATATGCCTCTCCTTGGCTTTGGCACTGCAGAAGGTGATGAAGCACTGGAAACACTGCAGGTTCTCATGCTGGTCTGGAAGGACATGAGCAAATTAGATAGACCAAGCAAAGAAAATCCAAACTAAGTTATGACCATCGAAACACTTACAAGGTTGAATGGTGGTCGTTGGAGGTCCCTTAAAATTGATGGGTTTGTATGGTGCCGCTGGCTTTGCAGGGGGAACTTCGGGAGGTGGATCCGGCAATGCCCGTCCCATCACTATATCCTCTATGTTCAAAATATCCGAGTCCATCCTGGTAAACTGGGTGGTCTCGACCGTCACTCAAAACAGCTTGCTTAAAGAAGGCAAACACAACGACAAATGTACGTGAGGTTACATGACGTGGAAATAAAAGCGGGAACATATAACACGGTTCGATCAAACGTAACCCCACATTTCGTTGATTGCGTTCATATAGTTATGTTCAACAGACGACAGTGAACAAATACATTCCACGATAAGTTCATCtttgataaatataaaacaaaaatacatcGAAACCACAACGTGTATTGCCTCAAGTGTATTTCACCTGTTTGTCTAGTAGTAGCAAACACCCAAGTTTCGGCTAACGCTATGTAACTGCTCTTAGGGCCGCTAGCTAGGCTAACTAGCACAATTGCAGTTCATCCGGCCTCTGGTTAACTGCCATGGGGCCTTAACGTGAACTTATCGTAAGCGGTAACCATAAACACAACCGATAACCGCTTAAGTGTTTAACATGTGCACGTAGCTAACGCTAATCATAAAGTACTGGGCTACCGAGCGGGCTAACGCCAGATAGCATGCTAGCTACTAGTTAGCGCTAACAACACTGGCTGCCATTCAAAGAGAATCGAGGACTTTTCGTGCCTTTTCACGTATCAAGTTTTAACTAATTGTGTTGCGGCTACATGCCCCTGTCGTGTAACCATATGTCGCATGTTTGTATAGCCATAAAACcaagtatttaaaaatgtaacatTTAGTAGACGTTACCTCTAGCCGCTCTTTGAAAGGTAGTTTGACTGAATAAGAGTTGACCCTATAGAAATACAACGAATAGATCGGACACTTCCTGGTGGATGTGATAGCCGTTGGTACAGCTAAGATGGCTGCCGTGGAGTGTTCGTTACATTATTGataacatttaaacaaaatatcaacaaatacaaatataatataaaatgaacTGGGAACGTTATGCATTATGCACTTTGCATTTTGTGCAGGAAGAAACACAAACATGTTCACGGACACGGTGAACATTACTTTATTACATTATAATAGCACTATAACAAACGTTTCAAAATGTGACCGTACATTTAATACACTTAATTAACTAATACCATCATCTAAAATACGACAGATACAGTTATTTGTTTACGATCATGGATTTGAATTTATCTCGTTTTCTATTCAATCTGATTCTATGTTtggtctatgtcacgtgacccAAAACAACTCATTACATTTTCTATCGATGCTTTGTTAACCTCCCctataatataataacataatGCCAACAAGCGtacacctttatatatacagtctatggcttaCACACAAAAGTGTAATATT
This genomic window from Pseudochaenichthys georgianus chromosome 16, fPseGeo1.2, whole genome shotgun sequence contains:
- the znf576.2 gene encoding zinc finger protein 576.2; this translates as MDSDILNIEDIVMGRALPDPPPEVPPAKPAAPYKPINFKGPPTTTIQPYQHENLQCFQCFITFCSAKAKERHMKKSHREEYKQQLQQGNTLFTCYVCDRTFPSSEELTQHQPTHSKDDKPFKCVHCKESFKTFSELTAHRRQVCPEKQLVCKDCNETFRSAGLLRTHRITQHPRPDVETAEQPEDAAKTHRCKKCSQGFETEPELIAHQEKYPEGQQCNGSTSSVKKRGRPTKAEDAAAAADKKGKRKKKDEPEAPEEAEKASSTSEAAAAPAEEKGKAAGAKRGRPPKVAAKPETEDSKSPEDDSDAPAKEKKVKAEAAPAARQHPCPECDQAFPSLIQLRAHKKEKHAPRKAHPCEECEESFARPEQLDAHMSRAHAVGRLSCPTCGKSFGRERTLQAHLKSHPEEKSETPSAKR